From the genome of Corallococcus macrosporus DSM 14697:
GCCGGCACGTTGACGGTGCGGGTGTCCATCCGCGCGCTGGTGGGGGCGCCGCACACGGTCCTCATCGTCGGTGACGGCACCAAGGCGCGCGCGGTGGCCAGCGCGATTGAGGCGGGCGGGGAGGGCACCTACCGCATCGTGGGCCTGACGGACCCGCGCACCTCCGGGGAGCCCGTGGAGCGGACGGCGGCCCGGCTGAACGCGGCCTATGTCGTCCAGGCCGCGGATGACATGCGCGGGGCCAACTGGGTGGACAGCCTGCTGCGCTGCCGGCTCGAGGGCCGCCGGGTGTATGAGGCCACCGGCTTCTGCGAGCGGGTGCTGCGCCGGATTCCCGTGCAGTTCCTCCGGGCCAGCGACTTCGCCTTCGCGGACGAGCTGACCGTGTCCCCGCTGCGCCGCACGCTCAAGCGGGGCTTCGACATCGCGGTGGCATCCCTCCTGCTAATGCTGTCCGCGCCCTTCCTGCTGCTGGTCGCGGTGGCCATCAAGCTGGACTCGAAGGGGCCCATCTTCTACCGGCAGGAAAGGACCGGGTTGTTCGGGAGCACGTATCACCTGTGGAAGTTCCGCAGCATGCGCACGGACGCGGAGAAGCATGGCGCGGTGTGGGCCAAGGCGAACGACGACCGCGTCACGCGGGTGGGCCGCTTCATCCGCCGCACGCGCATCGACGAGATTCCCCAGGTGTTCAACATCCTGACGGGAGACATGAGCTTCGTGGGGCCCCGCCCCGAGAGGCCAGTGTTCGTCGAGCAGTTGAAGCAGCAGATTCCTTTCTACGGCCTGCGGGAGGCCGTGAAGCCGGGCCTGACGGGGTGGGCGCAGATCCGCTACCCCTACGGCGCGTCGGTGGAGGATGCGCGGAACAAGCTGGAGTTCGACCTGTACTACGTGAAGAACGGTTCGCTGTTCCTGGATGTGGGCATCATCTTCCACACCGTGAGGCATGTGCTTCTCGGTCGTGGGGCGCGGTAGGGCATTGCGCTGTCCCGGCCTCCCGTCGAGGGAGGCCGGGAGGTGGGGCCCGCCTGGGGAGGCGGGCTGGGGCGTCGTGGATGGGGGTTAGCGTCATGGTGGGAATGGACATGGAAGCGCCGCTGCCCGCGGAGTGGTCGGAGGCCCGGCGCAGGCTGGAGCTGGAGCGCCAGGGCAACGAGGTGCTTCAGGGGCAGGTGGACCGGCCGACGCGCATCGTCGCCATTGGCGGGGGCACGGGGTTGCCCATGGTGTTGCGGGGCCTGGCCCGGCGCGCGACGCCGAAGGCGCGGGAGCCCGGCATCGACATCACCGCGGTGGTGGCCATGAGCGACGACGGGGGCAGCTCCGGCCGGCTGCGGCGCCAGCACGGCGCGCTGCCGCCGGGGGACATCCGCAACTGCCTGGTGGCGCTCGCGGGCGGGAAGAACGCGCTCAAGGACGTCTTCCAGTTCCGCTTCGGCGGGGCGCGGGGCCTGGCGGGCCACGCGGTGGGCAACCTGCTCATCGCCGCGCTCGCCGAGCTGAAGGGGGACTTCATGGAGGCGGTGCGCATGTCCGGGGAGCTGCTGGGAGCCCGGGGCCATGTGTTGCCGTCCACGCTGGCCTCCGTGCAGCTCGTGGCGCAGATGCACGACGACACGGAGGTGGTGGGGGAGCGCAACATCTGCCGCGCGCACGGCCGGGTGCGCCGCGTCACGTTGAGCCCCCGCTCGCCGCCGCCCACGGACGGCCTGCTGGAGGCCATCTACACCGCGGACCTCATCGCCATTGGCCCGGGCTCGCTGTACTCCAGCGTGCTGCCCAACCTGCTGGTGGACGGCGTGGCGCAGGCGCTCAAGGAGACGCGGGCGCTGAAGGTCATGGTGGCCAACCTGATGACCCAGCCGGGCGAGACGGACGGCATGTCCTGCCTGGACCACGTGCAGGCCGTCACGGACCACGTGGGGCCGGTGCTGGACGCGGTGCTCGTCAACGGCACCCCGCCGTCGGAGGAGGCCACCCGGCGCTACGCGCGGCGCGGCTCTTTCTTCGTGGCCACCCACCCGCGGGACTTGATTGGCGCGGGCGTGGTGCCCGTGCAGGCGGACCTCCTCAAGGCAGGGTCCAGGATCCGACACGACAGCCGCAAGGTTGCCGCCTGCCTGCTGAAGATGGCCCGCAGCGGCTTGTAGCCGCGCTCCTCCATCACCACCTTGGGCGCCCGACATCTCATGGAAGCAAGAGACCTTTCTGCCTCGCCGCGCGTCACCGAAGTCACGGGACGCGCGGCCTTCATGGCCCTGGAGTCCGAGTGGAACGCGCTCGTGGAGGCCACCTCCAACGAGCTGTTCTACCGGCATGAGTTCCTCCGCATCTGGATGGACAACTTCGTCCCCGGCGTGAGCCCCCGCGTGCTGACGCTGCGGGACGCGGACGGGAGCCTCAGCGCGGTGCTCCCGCTGTGGGAGGAGCGGACGACGTTGCTGGGCGTGCCGGTGCGGCAGTTGTCCGCCGCCGCCAACGCGCACTCCTGCCGGTTCGACCTGGTGGCGAAGGCGCCGGACCTGGCCGCGGCGGCCTTCGTGTCCCACCTGCGCTCGGCGGGCGGCTGGGACGTCCTGCGGCTCACGGACGTCCCCGACGGCGGGGCCGCCTGGCGGCTGCACGCGGTGGCGCGCGAGTCCGGCCTGCCCGTGGGCGAGTGGGAGTCCCTGAACTCGCCCTACGTGCCGCTGCCGGCGACGCGGGACGTCTTCCAGAAGACGCTGCAATCCAAGTTCAAGGCCAACTGCCGCCGCCGGCGCCGCAAGCTGGAGGAGAAGGGCCGGCTCACCTTCGAGCGGGTGGACGGGGGCCTGGGCCTGGAGGGCGCGCTGGAGGAGGGCTTCCTGCTGGAGCAGAGCGGCTGGAAGGGCGCGCGGGGCACCGCCATGGCGCAGGACGCGCGCACGCGCGGCTTCTACACGGAGCTGGCGCGCGACGCGGCCTACCGCCAGCGGCTGGCGCTGTACTTCCTGCGCCTGGACGGGCGGCCGGTGGCCTTCCACTTCGGCCTGGAGTACGGCGGGCGCTACTTCCTGCTGAAGCCCGGCTACGACGAAGGCCTGCGTGAGTGCAGCCCGGGACAGCTCCTGGTGGACGAGGTCATCGGGAGCTGCATCGACCGGGGCCTGCGCGAGTTCGACTTCCTGGGGCCGGACATGGTGTGGAAGCGCGACTGGACGAACGAGGTCCGGCGCCACACCTGGCTCTACGTGTTCAATGACTCCCCCTTCGGCCGGGCGCTGTGCGCGGCGAAGTTCCAGTGGGGGCCCGCGGTGAAAGAGGTGGTGTCGCGATGGAGACGATGAAGCACTCTGGCCGGCTGTTCGTGCCGTCACTGCCCACCCTGTGGCCGCACATGTTGCTGTCGCGCCCCAGGCCCGGCTCGCTGCCGCCGTTCTCCTCGCCCAACGTCCGTTACTTCTACTTCGCCCGCAACGCCATCTGGCTGACGGTGAAGATGCTGGGGCTGGACTCGGGCGAGGTGCTGATGCCGGCCTACCACCACGGCGTGGAGGTGGAGGCGCTGGTGGACGCCGGCGCCACGCCGCGCTTCTACCGCGTGGGCAGCCGCTGGGACGTGGACCTGGACGACGTGGCCCGGCGCATCGGGCCCAAGACGCGGGCCCTGTACCTGACGCACTACGCGGGCTTCCCGGGCCCCGTCGCACAGATGCGCAAGCTGGCGGACCAGCACGGGCTCATCCTCATCGAGGACTGCGCGCTGTCGCTGCTGTCCTCCGACGGCGCGGTGCCCCTGGGGACGACGGGGGACGTGGGCATCTTCTGCCTCTACAAGACGCTGCCGGTCCCCAACGGGGGCGCGCTGGTCGTCAACGGCCCGCGCCAGTACAGCCTGCCGGAGCCGCCCGCGCCGCCGTCCGCGTCCACCTTCAGCCACACGGTGTCCGCGTTGCTGCAGAACCTGGAGCTGCGCGGCGGCGTGGCCGGCCGGGCCCTGCGCAGCGCCGTGCGCCTGGTGGGGCACGGCACGGTGAAGGCGGCCAGCATCGAGCGCGTGGCCACGGGCACGCAGCACTTCGACCGCAAGCACGTGGACCTGGGCATGAGCCCGCTGACGAAGCGCATCGCCCTGGCCCAGGACCTGGAAGCCATCGTCGAGCAGCGGCGCCGCAACTACTTCTTCCTGCTGGGCCGGCTGCGCGACGTCTCCCCGCCGCTGTTCAACCAGCTCCCGCCGGGCGCCTGCCCGCTGTTCTATCCGCTGGTGGTGCAGGACAAGGCGGAGGTGCTGGCGCGGCTGCGCGCGCAGGGCATCGACGCCATCGACTTCTGGAAGCGCTTCCACCCGGCCTGTGACGCGTCGGCCTTCCCGGAGGTGGCGCAGCTCCGGCGCTCCATCGTGGAGGTGCCGTGCCACCAGGACCTGTCGCCGGAGGTCATGGCGGACGTGGCGCAGGCGGTGCGCGAGGCCGTGAAGTCGGACCGCCGGACGAAGAAGCGCGCGGGGTGAGGTTCATTCAGGGAACAGGGGAGGGGCGGCTGCCCCTCCGGGAGGGCGGGCGTTGATTCGGGAGGACGAGCTTTCACAGGGACCGTGGGCCGCCCAGCGGCTGGAGGTAGGCGCCGTGGGCAGCCTCTCCACGCTGGCGGGGATGCGCGAGGAGTGGGCCGCGCTGCTGGACGCGAGCGACGCGGGCCCCTTCAACGCCTGGGAGTGGGTGTACCCGTGGTGCCGGCGCATCGCCACGGGCCGGCGCCCGCTGGTGCTGACCGCGCGCGACGCGGCGGGCACGCTGGTGGGGTTGATGCCGCTGGGCGTGGAGTACCTGGGCGTCACCGGCGTGCCGGTGCGGCGGCTGAGCTTCCTGGGTGAGACGCACGTGGGCAGCGACTACCTGGACGTCGTGGCGCGGCGCGGACGCGAGCGCGAGGTGGCGGAGGCCTTCGCGCGGATGCTGCACGCGCTGCGCGACGAGTGGGACGTGTTGGATCTGTCCGACCTGCGTGAGGACTCGCCCACGGTGGACGTGCTGCGGCGGACCTTCGCCCGACAGGACGTGCGCGTGGCGCCGCGCTACGTGTGCCCGTACGACACGCTGACGCCGGGGGAGCCCTTCGACGCGTTCCTCAAGCGCACGGGCCGGCGCGACAACTTCCTGCGGCGGCGCAAGTGGCTGGAGAAGCAGGAGGGCTACCGCATCGAGCGCACCGACGCGCCGGGCGAGCTGGCGGCGCCGCTGACGGACTTCTTCCGCCTGCACGCGGCGCGGTGGGCGGCGGATGGGGGCTCGCAGGGCATCAAGGGCTCGGGCGTGGAGGCGTTCCACCGGGACGCCACGCAGTTCCTGGCGGAGCGCGGCCGGCTGCGCCTGTACACGATGAAGGTGGGGGGCCAGGCCGTGGCTTCCGTGTACGGCATCCTCCACCGCGACAGCTTCGTGTACTTCCAGTCCGGGTACGATCCGGCGTGGCGCAACCGCAGCGTGGGCCTGGTGCTGGTGGGGGAGACGTTCCGCGACGCGCTGGACGCCGGCCTCACCGAGTACGACTTCCTCCGGGGCACGGAGACGTACAAGTCCGACTGGGTGTCGAAGCAGCGGCGCACGGTGTCCGTGCGCGTCCACGCCGGGACGTGGGAGGGCCGCTGGTTCTCCCAGTCGGAGTCCCTGGCGCGCACCCTGCGCGACGCCGCCAAGGCGGCCATGCCGGACACGCTGGTGGAGAAGGTTCGCCGCTTCCGGCGCCGCCGTGCCGCGGTGCACTGAGGGTTGAAGACAACCGCGGCGCCGGCCCTGGCCTCTTGGGGAGGTTGGGGCGGCGCCGCGGGTGCTTCAGGGGCGGGCTCGCGCGTCAGGGCATGCCGGCCGCGACCTCCGCGCGAAGCTGGGCGATGGCGGGACCGAGCTGCGGCGGCTGCATGTTGCGCGGCACCTCCACGGAGAAGCGCTCGAAGTGCGCCAGCGCCGTCGCCTTGTCGCCGCGGCGCAGGGCCAGGCTGCCCAGGAAGATGAGCGCCTCCTGCGCGTCCGGCCAGGTGTCCACCAGCTCCGTCAGCTCCGCCTCGGCGCCGGTCATGTCACCCTGGGTGGCGCGCAGCACGCCGCGATGCACCTTCAGCTCCACGTTGAAGGGGTCCGCGGCCAGGCCCTTCGCGGTGACCTTGGCGGCCTCGTCGAACTGCTGCCGGCGGATGAGCTCATGGCTCAGCATCGCCGCCGCGTCCACGTCACCGGCGTTGGCGTCCAGCCGCGCGCGGGCCTCCTGCATCTCCGGGCCCTCCGGCATCTGTCCGTCCATGCCCGCGCCCTGCTGCTGCTGCGCGGCGGC
Proteins encoded in this window:
- a CDS encoding gluconeogenesis factor YvcK family protein, giving the protein MVGMDMEAPLPAEWSEARRRLELERQGNEVLQGQVDRPTRIVAIGGGTGLPMVLRGLARRATPKAREPGIDITAVVAMSDDGGSSGRLRRQHGALPPGDIRNCLVALAGGKNALKDVFQFRFGGARGLAGHAVGNLLIAALAELKGDFMEAVRMSGELLGARGHVLPSTLASVQLVAQMHDDTEVVGERNICRAHGRVRRVTLSPRSPPPTDGLLEAIYTADLIAIGPGSLYSSVLPNLLVDGVAQALKETRALKVMVANLMTQPGETDGMSCLDHVQAVTDHVGPVLDAVLVNGTPPSEEATRRYARRGSFFVATHPRDLIGAGVVPVQADLLKAGSRIRHDSRKVAACLLKMARSGL
- a CDS encoding DegT/DnrJ/EryC1/StrS family aminotransferase, producing the protein MKHSGRLFVPSLPTLWPHMLLSRPRPGSLPPFSSPNVRYFYFARNAIWLTVKMLGLDSGEVLMPAYHHGVEVEALVDAGATPRFYRVGSRWDVDLDDVARRIGPKTRALYLTHYAGFPGPVAQMRKLADQHGLILIEDCALSLLSSDGAVPLGTTGDVGIFCLYKTLPVPNGGALVVNGPRQYSLPEPPAPPSASTFSHTVSALLQNLELRGGVAGRALRSAVRLVGHGTVKAASIERVATGTQHFDRKHVDLGMSPLTKRIALAQDLEAIVEQRRRNYFFLLGRLRDVSPPLFNQLPPGACPLFYPLVVQDKAEVLARLRAQGIDAIDFWKRFHPACDASAFPEVAQLRRSIVEVPCHQDLSPEVMADVAQAVREAVKSDRRTKKRAG
- a CDS encoding GNAT family N-acetyltransferase — translated: MEARDLSASPRVTEVTGRAAFMALESEWNALVEATSNELFYRHEFLRIWMDNFVPGVSPRVLTLRDADGSLSAVLPLWEERTTLLGVPVRQLSAAANAHSCRFDLVAKAPDLAAAAFVSHLRSAGGWDVLRLTDVPDGGAAWRLHAVARESGLPVGEWESLNSPYVPLPATRDVFQKTLQSKFKANCRRRRRKLEEKGRLTFERVDGGLGLEGALEEGFLLEQSGWKGARGTAMAQDARTRGFYTELARDAAYRQRLALYFLRLDGRPVAFHFGLEYGGRYFLLKPGYDEGLRECSPGQLLVDEVIGSCIDRGLREFDFLGPDMVWKRDWTNEVRRHTWLYVFNDSPFGRALCAAKFQWGPAVKEVVSRWRR
- a CDS encoding GNAT family N-acetyltransferase — protein: MIREDELSQGPWAAQRLEVGAVGSLSTLAGMREEWAALLDASDAGPFNAWEWVYPWCRRIATGRRPLVLTARDAAGTLVGLMPLGVEYLGVTGVPVRRLSFLGETHVGSDYLDVVARRGREREVAEAFARMLHALRDEWDVLDLSDLREDSPTVDVLRRTFARQDVRVAPRYVCPYDTLTPGEPFDAFLKRTGRRDNFLRRRKWLEKQEGYRIERTDAPGELAAPLTDFFRLHAARWAADGGSQGIKGSGVEAFHRDATQFLAERGRLRLYTMKVGGQAVASVYGILHRDSFVYFQSGYDPAWRNRSVGLVLVGETFRDALDAGLTEYDFLRGTETYKSDWVSKQRRTVSVRVHAGTWEGRWFSQSESLARTLRDAAKAAMPDTLVEKVRRFRRRRAAVH
- the exoE gene encoding polyisoprenyl-phosphate hexose-1-phosphate transferase ExoE; its protein translation is MLRVFHHYFSAKKLTFFLAESSAIALACVMGAAACAALFAPDGTHTPLSQLWPTLLGLGAAFVITFQFTLYLLDLYDLRVAAEDRVRGYRFLKAAGVTAMVAGGVMLVTPLVVPVQLPPGTLLGGAMGALAGTLTVRVSIRALVGAPHTVLIVGDGTKARAVASAIEAGGEGTYRIVGLTDPRTSGEPVERTAARLNAAYVVQAADDMRGANWVDSLLRCRLEGRRVYEATGFCERVLRRIPVQFLRASDFAFADELTVSPLRRTLKRGFDIAVASLLLMLSAPFLLLVAVAIKLDSKGPIFYRQERTGLFGSTYHLWKFRSMRTDAEKHGAVWAKANDDRVTRVGRFIRRTRIDEIPQVFNILTGDMSFVGPRPERPVFVEQLKQQIPFYGLREAVKPGLTGWAQIRYPYGASVEDARNKLEFDLYYVKNGSLFLDVGIIFHTVRHVLLGRGAR